The following proteins come from a genomic window of Micromonospora zamorensis:
- a CDS encoding acetyl-CoA C-acetyltransferase — MPIESSRDAVIVATARSPIGRAHKGSLRDVRSDDLAATIVQAALDKIPQLDPTTIDDLYLGCGLPGGEQGFNMARVVSTLLGLDTVPGATLTRYCASSLQTTRMAMHAIRAGEGDVFVSAGVEMVSSYARGSSDGLPPEAQALVGGGWENPRFGAAAERSKRRAQGGAEVWTDPREAGELPDIYLTMGQTAENLAQVHDVSRADMDEFGVRSQNLAEKAIADGFWAREITPVTTPNGTVVSTDDGPRAGVTLDAVSGLKPVFRPDGRITAGNCCPLNDGAAAVVVMSAQRAEELGLTPLARIVSTGVTALSPEIMGLGPVEASRQALKRAGMTIDDVDLVEINEAFAAQVIPSYRQLGIPEEKLNVMGGAIAVGHPFGMTGARITGTLLNALEWHDKTIGLETMCVGGGQGMAMVLERLN; from the coding sequence ATGCCGATTGAGTCGTCCCGCGACGCCGTCATCGTCGCCACCGCCCGCTCCCCCATCGGCCGGGCGCACAAGGGGTCCCTGCGCGACGTCCGTTCCGACGACCTCGCCGCGACCATCGTCCAGGCCGCCCTGGACAAGATCCCCCAGCTCGACCCGACCACGATCGACGACCTCTACCTCGGGTGTGGCCTGCCCGGTGGCGAGCAGGGCTTCAACATGGCCCGGGTGGTGTCCACACTGCTCGGTCTGGACACTGTGCCCGGCGCCACGCTGACCCGCTACTGCGCCTCGTCGTTGCAGACCACCCGGATGGCGATGCACGCGATCCGGGCCGGCGAGGGCGACGTGTTCGTCTCCGCCGGCGTGGAGATGGTCTCCAGCTACGCCCGGGGCAGCTCCGACGGGCTGCCTCCCGAGGCGCAGGCCCTCGTCGGCGGCGGCTGGGAAAACCCGCGCTTCGGCGCGGCGGCCGAGCGCTCGAAGCGCCGCGCACAGGGCGGCGCCGAGGTGTGGACCGACCCGCGTGAGGCCGGTGAGCTGCCCGACATCTACCTGACCATGGGGCAGACCGCGGAAAACCTGGCCCAGGTGCACGACGTGAGCCGCGCCGACATGGACGAGTTCGGCGTACGCAGCCAGAACCTCGCCGAGAAGGCCATCGCCGACGGCTTCTGGGCCCGGGAGATCACCCCGGTCACCACGCCGAACGGCACCGTGGTGAGCACCGACGACGGTCCCCGTGCCGGCGTCACGCTCGACGCGGTCTCCGGTCTCAAGCCGGTGTTCCGCCCGGACGGCCGGATCACCGCGGGCAACTGCTGCCCGCTCAACGACGGCGCGGCCGCCGTGGTGGTGATGAGCGCCCAGCGGGCCGAGGAGCTCGGGCTCACCCCGCTGGCCCGGATCGTCTCCACCGGTGTGACCGCCCTGTCGCCGGAGATCATGGGCCTCGGCCCCGTCGAGGCGTCCCGCCAGGCCCTGAAGCGGGCCGGCATGACCATCGACGACGTCGACCTCGTGGAGATCAACGAGGCGTTCGCCGCGCAGGTCATCCCCTCCTACCGCCAGTTGGGCATCCCGGAGGAGAAGCTGAACGTGATGGGCGGCGCGATCGCGGTCGGTCACCCGTTCGGCATGACCGGCGCACGGATCACCGGCAC
- a CDS encoding SGNH/GDSL hydrolase family protein: MISGLAGRLGRAAAFSLLTGTVGGAAVLAGEAFVARHRRYAQPELGLALRATIGRAGAPPLRLVLLGDSSALGVGVDRLEDTIGGQLANLLAEGPTGRRVHLSSVGVSGSRSTDLATQVARALLGERPDVALVLIGANDATGLRRPVDAAAYLAAAVHRLREARVEVVVGTCPDLGAVRAIAPPLRQVVGWSGRRMARAQTTAVLDAGGSVVDLGTETGPVFRADAGTLCHDGFHPSADGYRVWAHALLPAVATAATVATRR; encoded by the coding sequence GTGATCTCCGGCCTCGCCGGCCGACTGGGTCGGGCGGCGGCGTTCTCGCTGCTCACCGGCACCGTGGGCGGTGCCGCCGTCCTGGCCGGCGAGGCGTTCGTGGCCCGGCACCGGCGGTACGCCCAACCGGAGCTGGGGCTGGCCCTGCGGGCCACGATCGGTCGGGCTGGCGCCCCGCCGTTGCGGCTGGTGCTGCTCGGCGACTCGTCAGCGCTGGGCGTGGGTGTCGACCGGCTTGAGGACACCATCGGCGGGCAGTTGGCCAACCTGCTCGCCGAGGGCCCGACGGGCCGGCGGGTGCACCTGTCCAGCGTCGGCGTCTCCGGGTCCCGTTCGACCGACCTGGCCACCCAGGTGGCCCGGGCCCTGCTCGGTGAGCGGCCCGACGTGGCGCTGGTCCTGATCGGCGCGAACGACGCCACCGGGCTGCGCCGGCCGGTCGACGCGGCGGCCTATCTCGCTGCCGCGGTGCACCGCCTGCGAGAGGCGCGGGTCGAGGTGGTGGTGGGCACGTGCCCCGATCTCGGCGCGGTGCGTGCCATCGCGCCTCCGCTGCGCCAGGTGGTCGGCTGGTCCGGGCGACGGATGGCCCGTGCGCAGACCACGGCCGTGCTGGACGCTGGCGGCTCGGTGGTCGACCTGGGCACCGAGACCGGGCCGGTGTTCCGGGCCGATGCGGGGACGCTCTGCCACGACGGCTTCCACCCCTCCGCCGACGGTTACCGGGTGTGGGCGCACGCGCTGCTGCCCGCCGTCGCCACCGCCGCGACGGTTGCCACCCGGCGCTAG
- a CDS encoding YkvA family protein, with translation MGKTLKRSAAFTALARALAAGARGGPSLGTRLAALPRMIRATTKGEYDGGLRLALMTAATAYIVSPIDLLPEIPLAIFGLADDAVMITWLAGSVLAETDRFLEWEARRSSVIPGGLVP, from the coding sequence ATGGGGAAGACACTGAAGCGCAGCGCGGCGTTCACGGCCCTCGCGCGGGCACTGGCGGCTGGGGCCCGTGGTGGGCCGTCATTGGGCACGCGGTTGGCCGCGCTGCCCCGGATGATCCGGGCCACCACCAAGGGGGAGTACGACGGCGGCCTGCGACTGGCCCTGATGACCGCCGCCACGGCGTACATCGTCTCGCCGATCGACCTGCTGCCGGAGATCCCGCTGGCGATCTTCGGGCTCGCCGACGACGCGGTCATGATCACCTGGCTGGCTGGCAGCGTGCTCGCCGAGACCGATCGCTTCCTGGAGTGGGAAGCCCGCCGCAGCTCGGTCATCCCCGGGGGGCTGGTGCCCTGA
- a CDS encoding cystathionine beta-synthase, which yields MQYYDNVVDMIGNTPLVRLRNVTEGIQATVLAKVEYVNPGGSVKDRIALRMVEDAEAAGLLKPGGTIVEPTSGNTGVGLALVAQLKGYKCVFVCPDKVSQDKQDVLRAYGAEVVVCPTAVAPEDPRSYYNVSDRLTREIPGAWKPNQYSNPANPRSHYETTGPELWKQTEGGLTHFVTGVGTGGTISGIGRYLKEASEGRVRIIGADPEGSVYSGGTGRPYLVEGVGEDFWPETYDQGVADEIVEVSDKASFEMTRRLAREEGLLVGGSCGMAVVAALEVARKAGPDDVVVVLLPDGGRGYLSKIFNDSWMARYGFLDNSGAEPTVADALASKPGGLPELVHVHPTETVRDAIDYMREYGVSQLPVLKAEPPVVTGEVAGSIAERDLLDALFTGQAHLHDTIERHMGDPLPMIGGGQPVSEAVGLLEKSDAALVLVDGKPKGVLTRQDLLAHLGAH from the coding sequence GTGCAGTACTACGACAACGTCGTCGACATGATCGGCAACACCCCGCTGGTACGTCTGCGTAACGTCACCGAGGGCATCCAGGCCACCGTGCTGGCCAAGGTGGAGTACGTCAACCCGGGCGGCTCGGTGAAGGACCGGATCGCGCTGCGGATGGTGGAGGACGCCGAGGCCGCCGGCCTGCTCAAGCCCGGCGGCACCATCGTCGAGCCGACCAGCGGCAACACCGGCGTCGGGCTGGCCCTGGTGGCCCAGCTCAAGGGCTACAAGTGCGTCTTCGTCTGCCCCGACAAGGTCAGCCAGGACAAGCAGGACGTGCTCCGGGCATACGGCGCCGAGGTGGTGGTCTGCCCGACCGCTGTCGCTCCGGAGGACCCGCGCTCGTACTACAACGTCTCCGACCGGCTGACCCGGGAGATCCCCGGCGCCTGGAAGCCCAACCAGTACAGCAACCCGGCCAACCCGCGCTCGCACTACGAGACCACCGGCCCGGAGCTGTGGAAGCAGACCGAGGGCGGGCTCACCCACTTCGTGACCGGCGTGGGCACCGGCGGCACGATCTCCGGCATCGGGCGCTACCTCAAGGAGGCCTCCGAGGGTCGGGTGCGCATCATCGGAGCCGACCCGGAAGGTTCGGTCTACTCCGGGGGCACCGGCCGTCCGTACCTGGTGGAGGGCGTCGGCGAGGACTTCTGGCCGGAGACGTACGACCAGGGTGTCGCCGACGAGATCGTCGAGGTGTCCGACAAGGCGTCCTTCGAGATGACCCGGCGGTTGGCCCGCGAGGAAGGGCTGCTGGTCGGTGGCTCCTGCGGGATGGCGGTGGTCGCCGCGCTGGAGGTCGCCCGCAAGGCCGGCCCGGACGACGTGGTGGTGGTGCTGCTGCCGGACGGCGGCCGGGGCTACCTCTCGAAGATCTTCAACGACTCGTGGATGGCCCGGTACGGCTTCCTCGACAACTCCGGCGCCGAGCCGACAGTGGCCGACGCGCTGGCCAGCAAGCCGGGCGGGCTGCCCGAGTTGGTGCACGTGCACCCGACCGAGACGGTCCGCGACGCGATCGACTACATGCGGGAGTACGGCGTCTCGCAGCTGCCGGTGCTCAAGGCCGAGCCGCCGGTGGTGACCGGTGAGGTCGCCGGCTCGATCGCCGAGCGGGACCTGCTCGACGCGCTCTTCACCGGCCAGGCCCACCTGCACGACACCATCGAGCGGCACATGGGCGACCCGCTGCCGATGATCGGGGGCGGTCAGCCGGTCAGCGAGGCCGTCGGCCTGCTGGAGAAGTCCGACGCCGCGCTCGTCCTGGTCGACGGCAAGCCCAAGGGCGTCCTCACCCGCCAGGACCTCCTGGCCCACCTCGGCGCCCACTGA
- a CDS encoding GNAT family N-acetyltransferase yields the protein MTVTLRPATGDDLMAVGALHQRSRVATYSSFLPAEALADPTPEAMGRYWVERWQWERDTHRMFVAERAGTLAGFSYLGPDDEDDPATGLLNAIHLDPVEQGRGVGRALMVDALDAMRARGWQRAVLWVLRDNSHARAFYQRGGWTPTGAEREEQIGLAPTLQLRYARPL from the coding sequence ATGACCGTCACGCTCCGCCCAGCAACCGGTGACGACCTGATGGCGGTGGGCGCCCTGCACCAACGCTCCCGGGTCGCCACGTACTCCTCGTTCCTGCCGGCCGAGGCGCTGGCCGACCCGACGCCGGAGGCGATGGGGCGCTACTGGGTCGAGCGGTGGCAATGGGAGCGGGACACCCACCGGATGTTCGTGGCCGAACGGGCCGGGACGCTGGCCGGGTTCAGCTACCTGGGCCCGGACGACGAGGACGACCCCGCCACCGGGCTGCTCAACGCGATCCATCTCGACCCGGTCGAGCAGGGCCGGGGCGTCGGCCGCGCGCTGATGGTGGACGCGCTGGACGCCATGCGGGCGCGAGGATGGCAGCGGGCGGTGCTCTGGGTGCTCCGGGACAACTCCCACGCCCGCGCCTTCTACCAGCGCGGCGGCTGGACCCCGACCGGAGCGGAGCGTGAGGAGCAGATCGGCCTTGCCCCCACACTCCAACTGCGCTACGCCCGCCCTCTCTGA
- a CDS encoding ribonuclease Z: MSMRELVVLGTASQAPTRQRNHNGYVLRWDDEVILFDPGEGSQRQLLHTSVTATDLTRICITHFHGDHCLGLPGTIQRLSLDRVPHPVAVHFPAGGAEYFARLRHATSFYETAELQVTPIETDGQRIALSCGTLEARRLRHPIETYGYRLVEPDGHRMLPEKLSAYGIAGPAVGELIRVGHLDLDGRRVTRDEVSEPRPGQRFAFVMDTGLCDGVYALAEHADLLVIESTFLESEAALAAEVGHLTAAQAARVATESGVRRLVLTHFSQRYSDPRRFHDEARAHFDGDLIIAEDLTVVQLPPRRVASAG; the protein is encoded by the coding sequence ATGTCCATGCGCGAGCTGGTGGTGCTCGGGACGGCCAGCCAGGCGCCGACCCGTCAGCGCAACCACAACGGGTACGTGTTGCGCTGGGACGACGAGGTGATCCTCTTCGACCCGGGTGAGGGCAGCCAGCGTCAGCTCCTGCACACCAGTGTCACCGCCACCGACCTGACCCGGATCTGCATCACCCACTTCCACGGCGACCACTGCCTCGGCCTGCCCGGCACCATCCAGCGACTCTCCCTGGACCGGGTGCCACACCCGGTCGCCGTGCACTTCCCGGCCGGCGGGGCCGAATACTTCGCCCGACTCCGGCACGCGACCTCCTTCTACGAGACCGCCGAACTCCAGGTCACCCCGATCGAGACGGACGGCCAACGGATCGCGCTGAGCTGCGGCACGTTGGAGGCACGCCGACTGCGGCACCCCATCGAGACGTACGGCTACCGGCTGGTCGAGCCGGACGGCCACCGGATGCTGCCGGAGAAGCTGAGCGCGTACGGCATCGCCGGGCCGGCTGTCGGCGAGCTGATCCGCGTCGGGCACCTGGACCTCGACGGACGTCGCGTCACTCGCGACGAGGTGAGCGAGCCCCGGCCGGGGCAGCGGTTCGCGTTCGTGATGGACACCGGCCTCTGCGACGGGGTGTACGCCCTCGCCGAGCACGCCGACCTGCTGGTCATCGAGTCGACGTTCCTGGAGTCGGAGGCCGCGCTCGCCGCCGAGGTCGGCCACCTGACCGCGGCGCAGGCCGCCCGGGTGGCGACCGAGTCCGGTGTACGCCGGCTCGTGCTCACCCACTTCTCCCAGCGCTACTCCGACCCGCGCCGGTTCCACGACGAGGCACGCGCGCACTTCGACGGTGACCTGATCATCGCCGAGGACCTGACCGTGGTGCAGCTCCCACCCCGCCGGGTAGCCTCGGCCGGATGA
- the msrA gene encoding peptide-methionine (S)-S-oxide reductase MsrA produces MFLRRMNAEMVSPDQALPGRPIAMPVADRHEVLGTPLKGPFPEGLQVAVFGMGCFWGAERLFWTLPGVYTTSAGYAGGVTKNPTYEETCSGRTGHAEVVQVVYDPSKITYEDLLKVFWENHDPTQGMRQGNDVGTQYRSAIYTTTDEQRAIAESSRDAFQPIVTRAGKGEITTEIAPLGSYYFAEDYHQQYLAPTKNPNGYCNHGPNGLSCPVGVARVAG; encoded by the coding sequence GTGTTTTTGCGCCGTATGAACGCCGAGATGGTTTCGCCCGACCAGGCCCTGCCGGGCCGTCCGATCGCCATGCCGGTCGCCGACCGCCACGAGGTGCTGGGCACCCCGCTGAAGGGCCCGTTCCCGGAGGGCCTGCAGGTCGCGGTCTTCGGCATGGGCTGTTTCTGGGGCGCCGAGCGGCTGTTCTGGACGCTGCCCGGTGTCTACACCACCTCCGCCGGCTACGCGGGTGGCGTCACCAAGAACCCGACGTACGAGGAGACGTGTTCCGGCCGGACCGGGCACGCCGAGGTCGTCCAGGTGGTGTACGACCCCAGCAAGATCACTTATGAGGACCTGCTGAAGGTCTTCTGGGAGAACCACGACCCGACCCAGGGCATGCGCCAGGGCAACGACGTGGGCACCCAGTACCGGTCGGCGATCTACACGACCACCGACGAGCAGCGAGCCATCGCGGAGTCGTCCCGGGACGCGTTCCAGCCGATCGTGACGCGCGCCGGCAAGGGTGAGATCACCACGGAGATCGCCCCGCTCGGCAGCTACTACTTCGCCGAGGACTACCACCAGCAGTATCTGGCGCCGACCAAGAACCCGAACGGCTACTGCAACCACGGCCCGAACGGGCTGAGCTGCCCGGTCGGCGTGGCCCGAGTCGCCGGCTGA
- a CDS encoding HIT family protein codes for MSGCVFCGIVAGEVPAFKVADTPDGVAFLDTRPVFKGHVLVVPRVHLVALAELPSNLLPGYFALVQRLAVAVETGLGAGGTFVAMNNKVSQSVPHLHTHVVPRTKGDGLRGFFWPRTRYEDDADARTHADRVAAALPAGA; via the coding sequence ATGAGCGGGTGCGTGTTCTGCGGGATCGTGGCGGGTGAGGTGCCGGCCTTCAAGGTCGCCGACACCCCGGACGGGGTGGCGTTCCTGGATACTCGGCCGGTGTTCAAGGGGCATGTGCTGGTGGTGCCCCGGGTTCATCTGGTGGCCCTCGCCGAGTTGCCGTCCAACCTGCTGCCGGGCTACTTCGCGCTGGTCCAGCGCCTGGCGGTGGCAGTGGAGACCGGTCTGGGGGCCGGTGGGACGTTCGTGGCGATGAACAACAAGGTGTCCCAGTCCGTCCCGCACCTGCACACCCACGTGGTTCCACGGACCAAGGGCGACGGGCTGCGGGGCTTCTTCTGGCCGCGTACCCGCTACGAGGACGACGCCGACGCCCGGACGCACGCGGACCGGGTCGCCGCCGCACTCCCGGCCGGGGCCTGA
- a CDS encoding cystathionine gamma-synthase yields the protein MNHGFETLAIHAGQDPEARTGAVIPPIYQTSTYAQDAVGAPRLGYEYSRSGNPTRDALQECLAALEGGPVGLAFASGLAAEDTLLRAVCQPGDHVVIPDDAYGGTYRLFARVAQRWGLEFTPAKVSDPDAIRAAVQPGRTKIVWLETPTNPLLGIADIAALAGVAHDAGALLVVDNTFASPYLQQPIAHGADVVVHSTTKYIGGHSDVVGGALIVADAALGEELRYHQNAMGAINGPFDAWLTLRGIKTLGVRMDRHCDNAERLAAYLDGHAKVAQVIYPGLPSHPGHEVAAKQMRRFGGMISFRAAGGEDHAVEICNRTKLFVLAESLGGVESLIEHPGRMTHASAAGSPLEVPGDLVRLSVGIETVDDLLADLEQALG from the coding sequence ATGAACCACGGCTTCGAGACGCTCGCCATCCATGCCGGCCAGGACCCTGAGGCCCGTACCGGCGCGGTGATCCCACCGATCTACCAGACCAGCACGTACGCGCAGGACGCCGTCGGCGCGCCCCGGCTCGGCTACGAGTACAGCCGCTCGGGCAACCCGACCCGCGACGCGCTCCAGGAGTGCCTGGCAGCGCTGGAGGGCGGGCCGGTCGGCCTCGCCTTCGCCAGCGGCCTGGCGGCGGAGGACACCCTGCTGCGCGCCGTGTGCCAGCCGGGCGACCACGTGGTGATCCCGGACGACGCGTACGGCGGCACGTACCGGCTCTTCGCCCGGGTCGCCCAGCGCTGGGGCCTGGAGTTCACCCCGGCCAAGGTCTCCGACCCGGACGCGATCCGGGCGGCGGTGCAGCCCGGCCGCACGAAGATCGTCTGGCTGGAGACGCCGACCAACCCGCTGCTCGGCATCGCCGACATCGCCGCCCTGGCCGGTGTCGCGCACGACGCGGGCGCGCTGCTGGTGGTCGACAACACCTTCGCCTCGCCGTACCTCCAGCAGCCGATCGCGCACGGCGCGGACGTGGTGGTGCACTCCACCACCAAGTACATCGGCGGGCACTCCGACGTCGTCGGTGGCGCGCTCATCGTCGCCGACGCCGCACTCGGCGAGGAGCTGCGCTACCACCAGAACGCGATGGGCGCGATCAACGGCCCGTTCGACGCCTGGCTCACGCTGCGCGGCATCAAGACCCTCGGGGTACGGATGGACCGGCACTGCGACAACGCCGAGCGGCTCGCCGCGTACCTCGACGGGCACGCCAAGGTGGCCCAGGTGATCTACCCGGGGCTGCCCTCGCACCCCGGTCACGAGGTGGCCGCGAAGCAGATGCGCCGGTTCGGCGGCATGATCTCGTTCCGCGCCGCCGGTGGTGAGGACCACGCCGTCGAGATCTGCAACCGCACCAAGCTCTTCGTGCTCGCCGAGTCGCTGGGCGGCGTGGAGTCCCTGATCGAGCACCCGGGTCGGATGACACACGCAAGTGCTGCCGGCTCGCCGCTTGAAGTTCCCGGCGATCTCGTGCGACTGTCTGTCGGCATCGAGACGGTCGACGACCTGCTCGCCGATCTGGAGCAGGCGCTGGGCTGA
- a CDS encoding amidase, translating into MAVQDIKATWVGTTAKQIARGVRRGDVSATQVVADHLEYISRADRELAAFRAVRGGEAITEAEKVDEQEDLANLPLAGVPVAVKENTPVAGLPTWNGSAAARSDVAEADHEVVRRLRGAGAVILGVTRMPELGLWALTDDDSAVTRNPWDSTRTPGGSSGGAAAAVAAGLVPIAHGNDGLGSIRIPAACCGLVGLKPGRGVVPCQLGADDWFGLTEHGMLTSTVADAAVGFSVLAGRRPEKLVPPQRLRVGVSLRSPVRGVAPDAPNRDAVAAAGRLLAAAGHDTVPADPVYPTALGLQGIATWFAAAATDVRASGLDRRGLQRRTRRHVALGEWAQRRGYVREADRAAWRQRSVDFFTDHSVDLLLTPALATAPPEAARWSERSWRANMTANIRYAPYAAPWNIAGLPAVVVPVGRRPDGLPVAVQLVGPPGSELLLLGVAGQFEMAAPWARHAPGYPRVGTGSPATA; encoded by the coding sequence ATGGCCGTGCAGGACATCAAGGCGACCTGGGTCGGGACGACCGCCAAGCAGATCGCCCGGGGCGTACGCCGGGGTGACGTCTCGGCCACCCAGGTCGTCGCCGACCACCTCGAGTACATCTCCCGAGCCGACCGCGAACTGGCCGCGTTCCGCGCCGTTCGCGGCGGCGAGGCGATCACCGAGGCGGAGAAGGTCGACGAGCAGGAGGACCTGGCCAACCTGCCGCTGGCCGGGGTGCCGGTGGCGGTCAAGGAGAACACTCCGGTCGCCGGCCTGCCCACCTGGAACGGGTCGGCGGCCGCCCGCAGCGACGTCGCCGAGGCCGACCACGAGGTGGTGCGTCGGCTGCGCGGTGCCGGCGCGGTCATCCTCGGCGTGACCCGCATGCCGGAGCTGGGGCTGTGGGCACTCACCGACGACGACAGCGCGGTGACCCGTAACCCGTGGGACAGCACGCGTACTCCCGGGGGGTCCTCCGGTGGCGCGGCCGCCGCGGTGGCGGCCGGGCTGGTGCCGATCGCGCACGGCAACGACGGCCTCGGTTCGATCCGGATCCCCGCGGCCTGTTGCGGCCTGGTCGGGCTCAAGCCCGGTCGCGGCGTGGTTCCCTGCCAGCTCGGCGCGGACGACTGGTTCGGTCTCACCGAGCACGGCATGCTGACCAGCACCGTCGCCGACGCGGCGGTTGGCTTCTCGGTGCTCGCCGGCCGGCGTCCCGAGAAGCTGGTCCCGCCGCAGCGGCTGCGGGTGGGCGTCTCGCTGCGCTCGCCGGTGCGCGGTGTCGCACCCGACGCGCCGAACCGGGACGCGGTCGCCGCCGCCGGCCGGCTTCTCGCCGCCGCCGGGCACGACACGGTCCCCGCCGACCCGGTCTACCCCACCGCGCTCGGCCTGCAGGGCATCGCCACCTGGTTCGCCGCCGCCGCCACCGACGTCCGGGCCTCCGGGCTGGACCGGCGTGGCCTGCAACGGCGTACCCGGCGGCACGTCGCGCTGGGTGAGTGGGCGCAGCGCCGCGGCTACGTGCGGGAGGCCGACCGTGCCGCGTGGCGGCAACGGTCGGTCGACTTCTTCACCGACCACTCGGTCGACCTGCTGCTCACCCCGGCGCTGGCCACCGCGCCGCCCGAGGCGGCCCGCTGGTCGGAGAGGTCCTGGCGGGCGAACATGACAGCCAACATCCGGTACGCCCCGTACGCCGCTCCGTGGAACATCGCCGGCCTGCCGGCGGTCGTGGTGCCGGTGGGTCGGCGCCCGGACGGCCTGCCGGTCGCCGTGCAACTGGTCGGTCCGCCCGGCTCGGAGCTGCTGCTGCTCGGTGTGGCCGGCCAGTTCGAGATGGCCGCCCCGTGGGCGCGCCACGCCCCCGGCTATCCCCGCGTCGGAACGGGGTCGCCGGCCACCGCATGA
- a CDS encoding DUF4328 domain-containing protein, whose product MHCQTCGGATSPEHNECQRCYTPLGQPAVTPGLPTYRVRGLGLAARIAVGATTVLYLAVALSPLVGMALARQARVDNEHELLLAALIVQVVLSLPMVAAYLTAAVLVIIWTWRARKNIEAFPGALPTLGAGWAIAGWLVPFANLVMPVRVIANVARDSLWRRFTPTLVTVWWSAWLVFSIGERVVSRLDSRAYDKLPETPSTNGDYQAYGDYYRDSLLRNAVPAVACVIAAVALYLLIQRISAAQEARVARAVPAWPNAPVWPNAPVWPAGSVPPGFAPGPGPVGAPQRTPEAGGTIGA is encoded by the coding sequence ATGCACTGCCAGACCTGCGGGGGCGCCACGTCCCCCGAGCACAACGAATGCCAGCGGTGCTACACACCGCTGGGCCAGCCCGCCGTCACTCCCGGGCTGCCGACCTACCGGGTGCGCGGGCTCGGTCTGGCCGCCCGCATCGCGGTCGGCGCGACCACCGTGCTGTACCTGGCGGTGGCGCTCTCCCCGCTGGTGGGGATGGCCCTGGCTCGGCAGGCCCGGGTCGACAACGAGCATGAGCTGCTGCTCGCCGCGTTGATCGTGCAGGTGGTGCTGTCGCTGCCCATGGTGGCCGCGTACCTCACCGCCGCCGTGCTTGTGATCATCTGGACCTGGCGGGCGCGGAAGAACATCGAGGCGTTCCCAGGTGCGCTGCCGACGCTCGGTGCAGGGTGGGCGATCGCCGGTTGGCTGGTGCCCTTCGCGAACCTCGTGATGCCGGTCCGGGTGATCGCCAACGTGGCGCGGGACAGCCTCTGGCGGCGCTTCACCCCGACCCTGGTGACCGTCTGGTGGAGTGCCTGGCTGGTCTTCAGCATCGGCGAGCGGGTGGTCAGCCGCCTCGACAGCCGGGCGTACGACAAGCTGCCGGAGACACCATCCACCAACGGCGACTACCAGGCGTACGGCGACTACTACCGCGACTCGCTCCTGCGCAACGCCGTGCCCGCAGTGGCCTGCGTGATCGCCGCGGTGGCGCTGTACCTGCTGATCCAGCGGATCTCCGCAGCCCAGGAGGCCCGCGTCGCCCGCGCGGTGCCAGCGTGGCCGAACGCCCCGGTCTGGCCGAACGCCCCGGTCTGGCCGGCCGGGTCGGTCCCGCCTGGTTTCGCCCCGGGGCCGGGCCCGGTCGGTGCGCCGCAAAGGACTCCGGAAGCGGGTGGCACGATCGGGGCATGA